CTGCTGCCGCGACCGCGTGCGGCAGTGGAAGGCCAGCTCACAGGCGGCCAGGCACTCGGGGGCGTAGGCCGCGTCGACCGCCTCGACGGCCTCGGCCAGCTCCTCGGCCGGCCGGGTCGCGGTCCTCCCGTCGTCCGCCAGCCGCAGGTCGAACGTCGTGTCCGCCGGCAGCGCGGCGGCGATCTCCTCGACCCGGGTCAGCCGGGCCAGCTGCCGCCGGGTCGTGGCGAGCTGCTTGCGGACGTCGACCACCGCGGCCGTCGGGAGGTTGGAGAAGTCCTTCGGACAGACCAGCAGCGCCCGGTCGCGCACCCGCACCGTACGGCCGGTGCGCGCGGCGACGTGACCGGCGACCGGCTCCAGCGCCAGCACGTACACCGCCGCCTGGCGCGCCGCCGCGCCCACCTTGGCGGCGTCCGCCGAACCGTCGATCATCGGGAAGGACTTGATCTCGACGACCGTCCAGCTGCCGTCCGGATGCACCACGACCGCGTCCGGCTCCACGTACGCCGGCGAGCCGGCCACCTCGACGGCCAGCATCGGATGGTCGAGCAGCGCCCAGTCGCCGGCCTCGGTCGCCGCGCGCAGCGCCAGCGCCGTACGCGCCGCCCTGCCCTCCGGGCCGGCCGCGGACAGGTCGGGAGTGGCGACCGCGTCCGGCGCGGGGGGCTCGGAGCCCGGGGCGAGGCGCTCGTGCAGCAGCCGCAGCAGCTCGGTGCCGCCGTCGGCCTTCACCCGGGCCTCGAACGCATGGCCCCTCATGATCGCGAACTGCGACTGCCCGTAGGCCGCGGGCGCCCCCAACGCCCTGGCCAGCGCGGCCTTGTCGACGCCCGCGCCGTCCAGCAGCGCACGGCGCCGGCAGCCCGGGTTGGCGGCCAGCGCGGCGAGCGCCCGGGCGTCCAGCGGGCGGGGCCGCACCCCGGCCCCGCGCAGCTCCGTGAGCCGGACCGACCTGACGCCGGCCGGGACCGCCCCCTGCGGCGGGCTCGCTGTCGGCGCCGGCAGCTCCCCCGGAGAAGCGGCCGACGCGGGTCGACTGTCACGCGAAACGTTCACCTGCCGAAGTCTCGCATCCGGCACTGACACGACGGGGGCCCGGCCGCGAATCGCCGCCGGGGAGGGGGCGGAAACCCTGCCGCCGGGCGCGGACCCCCGCGCCCGCCCCACCCGTCCCCGGCGCCCCCGCCCGGTGCGGGAGAATGGAGGTCCCGCGGTCAACGCCGCCCGCACCGAGCAAACGATCGGCCGAGTACATCGGCGAGAGGTACGACCCATGGCAGCGCGCATATTCCTGGCCAGGCACGGGCAGACCGAGTGGTCTCTTTCCGGCAGGCACACCGGCCGTACGGACATCCCGCTGCTGGACGAGGGCCGCCGCGGCGCCAAGCTGCTGGGGGAGCGGCTGCACCACGCCCCCTGGGACGGCCTGCCGGGCGTCGAGGTCCGCACCAGCCCGCTGGTCCGCGCGAAGGAGACCTGTGAGCTGGCCGGCTTCGGCGACCGGGCGCAGGAGTGGGACGCGCTGATGGAGTTCCACTACGGCGCCTACGAGGGGCTGACGCCGGCCGAGATCAAGGCCGGCCGGCCGGACTGGCTCATCTGGCGCGACGGGGTGCCCGAGGGCGAGACGCTGGCCGAGGTCTCCGCACGGGCCGACGAGGTCGTCGCCTGGGCGCGGTCGGCCGAGCGCGACGTGCTGGTCTTCGCGCACGGGCACATCCTGCGCGCCCTCGGCGCCCGCTGGCTGGGCCTGGACATCTCCTTCGCGGCCCGCATCCGGCTGGAGCCGACCTCCCTGTCGGTGCTCGGCTGGGCCTACGGCGAGCCGGCCATCGAGCGCTGGAACGACACCGGCCACCTGGGCTGACGGCTCCCGGCCGGTTCAGTCCGCGGGGCCCGGGTCCACCGGCCCGGCCCCGGCGGCGGCCGACGCCGCGTGCCGTTCCAGGAAGGCGGCTACCGGGCCGTGGTGCCGGTGCGGCCGCAGCGTACGGGCCGTGCCGTCGAGCATCGTACGGATGCGGGCCGAGCGGACCTGCTCCAGGAGCGTCAGCACCCGCATACCGGCCATCGCGGCCTCCTCCGGCGCGCCGCTGTCCGCGAGGTCGCCCGCGAGTTCCGCGGTGAACAGGGCGATGTTCCGGGTGAAGTGCGGATCCTGCAGTGCCACCGCCCGCCGGGCGTGATCCGCCGCGCGCTCCGCGTCACCCAGGGCCGACCAGCACTGCGCCTCCAGGCCCGCCAGCTCCGCCTCGCCGTAGAACGTCATCCACTCCGGGTCGCTGTCCCGGCACCCGGCCGCGAACAGCCGCTCGGCGCGGGCCAGTGCCTGCTCGCAGCCGGAACGGTCGGCCAGCCCCGCCCAGCCGCCCGCCTCGCGCAGCGCCAGCAGCGACAGCAGCCGGGGCGAGGCGAGCTGCTTGGCGGCCTGCTGGGCGGCCTGGGCGGCGCGCACCGCCTCGCGCGGCCGGCCGGCGTCGCGGGCGAGGAAGGCCGTGTTGCAGAAGGCGTGCGCCTCCAGGGCGGCGTCGCCGCAGACCCGGGCGGTGGCCAGGGCCTCCGCGTAGTGCGAGCGGGCGTCGTCGAAGCGGCCCGAGTCGTGGGCCAACCAGCCCACGGTGATGGCGAGTTCACCGGCCCCGGAGTGCAGCCGGTCGGACACCGAGCGGTGCCGTACGTCGGATTCCAGCAGCTCGTAGGCGGCGCGCAGCGGTTGGGTGGCGCGGCGGTAGATGCCCTCCGCGCCGTGCCGGTCGTCCAGCAGCCGGATCCGGCGTACGGCTTGTTCCACGGCGGTGGCCTCGGCCGCGCCGGCCCGGCCGACGGCCGGTGTGCGCGGTCCCGGCAGATGGGGGGACGCGGCGGCGGCAGCGGCCTCGATCGGGTGCAGTGCGGCGAAGCCCAGGGCTGCTGCCGGGCCGCCGGTGATGAACGCGCGACGCAGCACGTCGCTCTCCTCGTGGATCTGGATACAGGTATCGCGGTTGTCGGGTTCGATCGCCAGGCGCGCGGCGCTGACCGCCGCCGTACGCGCCCCCCGTCCGCGTACCGCCTCGCGCGGCGCGAAGCCCATGTCGGGCAGCGTCAGCCCGGGGAACATGTGCCGGAACACCCGTTCGTAGGCGTAGTTCGGGCACCGGATCTCCCCGGACTCGACGCGGCCCACATAGCGGGCGTCGCACGAGACCTGCTCGCCGATCTCACGGGCGGCCCGTCGGACCGCCGCCGCGAACTCGCCCGGGGACAGCCGGCCGCGCAGCTGCCGGAAAGCGGTGTTCGGTCGGGCGGGTACGGTGCGGGACGACGCTGATCGAGCTGTTGGCGACGCCATGGCGGAACCTCTCCGTGCCATCTTGTGGCGATGCCGCCTCCTGGCGGTGCGGCGGGGACGACCGTACCGGCTGTGACGGCTCCGATACGCACAGTTTGGCTACATATCGGATATCTCGCGCGCGATCTGCCATGAACTGCCATCCTTTGCAGCGTTACGCCGCCGTAGCTGTTGACACGCCTGACCGTTGAACCCGGTGTAAAGGGTGCGGCACATGCAGGAGGAGGGGTTCTCCGTGTGGGAGACCGGCGTGAGCAGGGGCGGCAACGGGTCCGCGGGCCAGGCCGGGGGCCGGCGGAAGAAGACCGTCCCGGGCGGGGTGCCGGCGGTACCGGCACAGCCCTGCGACGTCGTCACGGTGCCCGCCCGGCAGGGGCTGGAGGCCGTCGACATCCTGCGGCTGCGGGACGGTGTCGGCCCCGTGCTGCACGACGGCGCCTGCGACACCCTCGGCTTCGTGGTGCCCGCGGGCACGGCCGACGGCTGGGACCTGCCGGGCAGCGCCTGCACCCGGACCTCCGGCCGGGGCCTCCCGCTGGGCGCGCTGTGCGGTGAGGGGGTCACGCCGGAGCCCCCGGTGACCGGCACCGGCTGGCTGGTGCCACCGGAGGGCGCGGGCGCCGCCGCCACCGACCCGGCCGTGCTGCGCGCGGCGCTCGGTGAGGCGGCGCGCACGATCGCGGCGGTCGACCGCTGCCAGTGAGTCCGCGTCTCAGCGGGCGGGTTCGTCCGCCGAGGTCTCCTCCGGGGCGGTGTCCGGCACCGGGCCGCTGACGGCGGCGGGCGTGCCGTTCCGTGCCGGGCGGGGGATGGTGGGGGCGCCGCGCCGGTCGCCGAGCCGCCGCTGCACGCCGCGCAGCAGCCGCGCGGCGGTGAACGCCGTGCCGTGCACGAAGCGCATCGACGGGCCGAACGACGGCGCGGCGAGCAGGCCCGCGAAGAACAGCCCCGGCCAGGACGATTCGAAGCACGGGTTCAGCTCGGGCGCACGGCTGCCGCCCACCGTGCGCAGGGTGGTCCGCACCCGCGGATGCAGCAGCCGCAGTCGTCCCACGTCGGGTGTGAAGCCGGTGGCCGCCACCACATGGTGGACGCCGAGGG
The sequence above is a segment of the Streptomyces lydicus genome. Coding sequences within it:
- a CDS encoding histidine phosphatase family protein; its protein translation is MAARIFLARHGQTEWSLSGRHTGRTDIPLLDEGRRGAKLLGERLHHAPWDGLPGVEVRTSPLVRAKETCELAGFGDRAQEWDALMEFHYGAYEGLTPAEIKAGRPDWLIWRDGVPEGETLAEVSARADEVVAWARSAERDVLVFAHGHILRALGARWLGLDISFAARIRLEPTSLSVLGWAYGEPAIERWNDTGHLG
- a CDS encoding transcriptional regulator, whose amino-acid sequence is MASPTARSASSRTVPARPNTAFRQLRGRLSPGEFAAAVRRAAREIGEQVSCDARYVGRVESGEIRCPNYAYERVFRHMFPGLTLPDMGFAPREAVRGRGARTAAVSAARLAIEPDNRDTCIQIHEESDVLRRAFITGGPAAALGFAALHPIEAAAAAASPHLPGPRTPAVGRAGAAEATAVEQAVRRIRLLDDRHGAEGIYRRATQPLRAAYELLESDVRHRSVSDRLHSGAGELAITVGWLAHDSGRFDDARSHYAEALATARVCGDAALEAHAFCNTAFLARDAGRPREAVRAAQAAQQAAKQLASPRLLSLLALREAGGWAGLADRSGCEQALARAERLFAAGCRDSDPEWMTFYGEAELAGLEAQCWSALGDAERAADHARRAVALQDPHFTRNIALFTAELAGDLADSGAPEEAAMAGMRVLTLLEQVRSARIRTMLDGTARTLRPHRHHGPVAAFLERHAASAAAGAGPVDPGPAD